A part of Desulfobacter sp. genomic DNA contains:
- a CDS encoding glycosyltransferase family 1 protein produces the protein MKIFIATYGSRGDVQPYVALGQGLQAAGHRVILGTSERFRDFVQDRGLEYGYMNDSLLGLLDTDQGRDLLENTRNIFHVLKQNIRLGKEIYPMQTAQMRETWEIAARWRPDFILYHPKAGAAPHIAEKLGIGCALATPIPMFVPTAEQPFIILPDLKLGGWYNRLGYGLVNSVSGLFWGKYIRELRRTLGLPRLKRFHLLKTADGRDIPVIHAIGSAVFPRPSDWPDHAQVTGYWFLERDNNWAPPEGLQAFLRKGEPPVYIGFGSMAGRHPCRLARMAVEALQLAGVRGILATGWGGLAPGTLPETIFKIEDAPHDWLFPRMAAVVHHGGAGTTAAGLRAGRPAVIVPFFGDQPFWGRRVHRLGAGPGPIPLKKLTAGRLAAAIGQAVSDPGMGKRARDIGRKIGREEGIANAVALIEKMMRG, from the coding sequence ATGAAAATTTTTATTGCAACCTATGGTTCCCGGGGGGATGTCCAGCCCTATGTGGCCCTTGGGCAAGGGCTGCAGGCCGCCGGTCACCGGGTGATTCTGGGCACCAGTGAACGGTTCCGGGATTTTGTCCAGGACCGGGGCCTTGAATACGGCTATATGAATGATAGCCTGCTGGGCCTTCTGGACACCGACCAGGGCAGGGATCTGCTGGAGAACACCCGGAACATTTTTCATGTGCTAAAGCAGAATATACGGTTGGGAAAAGAGATTTACCCCATGCAGACCGCCCAGATGAGAGAGACCTGGGAGATTGCAGCCCGGTGGAGACCCGACTTTATCCTCTACCACCCAAAGGCCGGAGCCGCCCCCCATATTGCGGAAAAGCTGGGTATCGGCTGCGCCCTTGCCACCCCCATCCCCATGTTTGTCCCCACGGCCGAACAGCCCTTTATTATTCTCCCGGATCTGAAACTGGGGGGATGGTACAACCGGCTGGGCTATGGGCTGGTCAATTCCGTGTCAGGTCTATTCTGGGGAAAGTATATCAGGGAGCTGCGCCGGACCCTGGGGCTTCCCCGGCTCAAGCGTTTCCATCTTCTCAAGACTGCGGACGGCAGGGATATCCCGGTGATCCATGCCATCGGCAGCGCTGTTTTCCCCCGGCCGTCGGACTGGCCAGACCATGCGCAGGTAACGGGCTATTGGTTTCTGGAGCGGGATAATAACTGGGCGCCCCCGGAGGGATTGCAGGCCTTTCTCAGGAAGGGGGAACCGCCGGTATACATTGGTTTCGGGTCCATGGCCGGGCGCCATCCCTGCCGGCTGGCCAGGATGGCGGTTGAAGCCCTCCAGTTGGCCGGGGTGAGGGGGATCCTTGCCACGGGCTGGGGCGGGCTGGCCCCCGGCACCCTGCCGGAGACCATATTCAAAATTGAGGACGCCCCCCATGACTGGCTGTTTCCCCGGATGGCAGCGGTGGTGCACCACGGCGGTGCCGGGACCACCGCCGCCGGCCTGAGGGCGGGCCGGCCTGCCGTGATTGTCCCCTTTTTCGGGGACCAGCCCTTCTGGGGGCGCCGGGTTCACAGGCTCGGTGCTGGGCCTGGGCCCATCCCTTTGAAAAAACTGACTGCCGGACGGCTGGCTGCCGCCATCGGGCAGGCGGTGTCGGATCCTGGTATGGGGAAAAGGGCCCGCGATATCGGCAGAAAAATTGGTCGGGAAGAGGGCATCGCCAATGCCGTGGCGCTTATTGAGAAGATGATGCGCGGATAG
- a CDS encoding DMT family transporter: MTGSIFALASALFWAVAVILFKKSGDGFSPLSLNIYKSLVAVVLVGLTMVILDLPFIPDVPPGHWVLLALSGFLGITLADLCFFTALNRLGAGMVAVVECLYLPSVLVFSFLILGERLGPAGILGGALVMSAILTATLGPMKTGPGKKTASTIPPRRMVSGILIGCMGMILLALGIVMIKGVLEDTNVFWATLVRVTSAALTLGVLLFFHPARKRYLDELKFSKTWYTALPASVCGNYIALLFWVAGMKYTTASRAGILNQMSTIFIFILAAVWLKEPITRYRAASICLAVAGAWLTMMN; the protein is encoded by the coding sequence ATGACCGGTTCCATCTTTGCCCTGGCCTCCGCCCTGTTCTGGGCCGTGGCCGTTATCCTGTTCAAAAAGTCCGGGGACGGTTTTTCCCCCCTCTCCTTGAATATCTACAAGAGCCTTGTGGCTGTGGTACTGGTGGGGCTGACCATGGTGATTCTGGACCTCCCTTTTATCCCCGATGTCCCCCCGGGCCACTGGGTGCTCCTGGCCCTGTCCGGTTTTCTGGGCATCACCCTGGCCGACCTCTGCTTTTTCACGGCCCTTAACCGGCTGGGCGCGGGCATGGTGGCGGTGGTGGAATGCCTCTACCTGCCCAGTGTCCTGGTTTTCTCGTTTCTGATTCTGGGGGAACGGCTGGGGCCGGCCGGTATCCTCGGCGGGGCCCTGGTCATGTCCGCCATACTCACCGCCACACTGGGCCCCATGAAAACCGGGCCCGGGAAAAAAACCGCGTCCACCATACCGCCCAGACGCATGGTGTCGGGAATCCTCATCGGATGCATGGGAATGATTCTCCTGGCCCTGGGCATTGTCATGATAAAAGGCGTCCTGGAAGATACCAACGTATTCTGGGCCACACTGGTCCGGGTGACCTCCGCCGCCCTCACCCTGGGCGTGCTGCTGTTTTTCCACCCCGCCCGGAAGCGCTACCTGGATGAACTGAAATTTTCAAAAACCTGGTACACCGCCCTGCCCGCCTCGGTCTGCGGTAATTACATTGCCCTGCTTTTCTGGGTGGCGGGAATGAAGTACACCACCGCCTCCAGGGCGGGCATTCTCAACCAGATGTCCACCATCTTCATCTTCATTCTGGCCGCGGTCTGGCTCAAGGAACCCATTACCCGGTACCGGGCTGCCTCCATCTGCCTGGCCGTTGCCGGGGCCTGGCTGACCATGATGAATTGA
- a CDS encoding cyclic nucleotide-binding domain-containing protein → MTLDDMEKRLEELIAQNKKEEAVRLLYQMVVHCAKSKAFQKAEDYRARIMDIDSMALSQIVGAAEIIESEKTKSIDLEHRNVWHDLYGDMTDEEANDLYFSLKKIKLPSGKVILQQGRVNNRLFLIDSGMLRIICTQGKKEIFLKKVVKGEPVGQKCFFDITYATVTAITDGPVAMHYLERDAFNRIVEKHPGIDARIETICGGLSKTNVNDILKQKAADRRCFKRYPASGRISFNLLNADGHPGSVFVPGTLSDISRGGVSFDIRQSKKESARKFLGRQAVVNLYSETSGLEVAIKGRIISVYDQLFDNYLVNFKFFAPISPDQLKGFLNSEKL, encoded by the coding sequence ATGACGTTGGACGATATGGAAAAACGTTTGGAAGAATTGATCGCGCAGAATAAAAAAGAAGAGGCCGTCAGGCTTCTTTACCAAATGGTTGTTCATTGTGCGAAATCCAAGGCGTTTCAAAAAGCCGAGGATTACAGGGCCCGGATCATGGACATCGATTCAATGGCGTTGTCCCAAATCGTGGGTGCTGCTGAAATTATAGAATCTGAAAAAACCAAAAGCATTGACCTGGAACACAGAAACGTATGGCATGACCTCTACGGTGATATGACGGATGAAGAAGCAAATGATCTGTATTTTTCCTTAAAAAAAATAAAGCTTCCCTCCGGAAAAGTAATTTTGCAGCAGGGCAGGGTGAATAACCGGTTGTTTCTCATTGATTCCGGTATGCTCAGGATCATCTGCACCCAGGGAAAAAAGGAGATCTTTTTAAAAAAAGTGGTCAAGGGGGAACCTGTGGGCCAGAAATGCTTTTTCGACATCACCTATGCCACGGTGACGGCCATCACCGACGGGCCGGTTGCCATGCATTATCTTGAACGGGATGCGTTTAACAGGATTGTTGAAAAACATCCGGGCATTGATGCGCGGATAGAAACGATTTGCGGCGGGCTGTCCAAAACCAACGTCAATGATATATTAAAGCAGAAAGCTGCAGACCGTCGCTGTTTCAAGCGATACCCTGCCTCGGGCAGGATCTCTTTCAATCTTCTAAATGCCGACGGCCATCCCGGAAGCGTGTTTGTCCCGGGGACACTTTCAGATATTTCCCGGGGCGGGGTATCCTTTGATATCCGGCAGTCAAAAAAGGAATCCGCCAGGAAATTTCTCGGCCGCCAGGCGGTGGTAAATCTCTATTCTGAAACAAGCGGCCTGGAAGTGGCTATAAAAGGCCGGATTATAAGTGTGTATGACCAGCTTTTTGATAATTACCTGGTCAATTTTAAATTCTTTGCCCCCATTTCACCCGATCAGCTCAAAGGGTTTTTGAATTCCGAAAAATTGTGA
- a CDS encoding CGGC domain-containing protein has translation MEKILIVGCKKAMDDVCIGCSRCLVGFNRREGEFSAYLGQDAEVIGLLNCGDCPGATIVTRLAQVSLWNKPMDERVTKIHIGPCITDHCPHADVIIKKIKAKSGVEVIEGTHPYKPDNIFA, from the coding sequence ATGGAAAAAATTCTGATCGTTGGATGCAAGAAGGCAATGGATGATGTCTGTATCGGCTGCAGCAGATGCCTGGTGGGGTTTAACAGAAGGGAGGGGGAATTCTCCGCCTATTTGGGCCAGGATGCCGAAGTCATCGGCCTGCTGAACTGCGGGGACTGCCCCGGCGCCACCATCGTCACCCGGCTGGCCCAGGTCAGCCTATGGAACAAACCCATGGATGAACGGGTCACCAAAATCCACATCGGCCCCTGTATCACCGACCATTGTCCCCATGCCGATGTAATTATCAAAAAAATCAAAGCCAAATCAGGGGTTGAAGTCATTGAAGGAACACACCCCTACAAGCCGGACAATATTTTTGCATAA
- the gdhA gene encoding NADP-specific glutamate dehydrogenase, with amino-acid sequence METLMDIVNARDPYEKEFHQAVHEVAESVKPVLDRNSEYRHAGILERIVEPERVIQFRVPWVDDQGRVRVNRGFRIEMSSAIGPYKGGLRFHPSVNLSILKFLAFEQVFKNALTTLPIGGGKGGSDFDPKGKSDFEVMRFCQSFMSELFRHIGQDTDVPAGDIGVGGREIGYLFGMYKKLRNEFTGVLTGKSLNWGGSLIRPEATGYGSVFFADEMLATRQDSIKDKICLVSGSGNVAQYTTEKIIHLGGKVVTLSDSSGYIYDEDGIDGDKLQWVMYLKNVKRGRIKEYADKYPTAVYTALDSAGDHNPLWDHKANCAFPSATQNEINEKDAQNLVNNGVILVSEGANMPTTPEGIKVFLEAGLLYAPGKAANAGGVAVSGLEMSQNSMRIKWSRQEVEAKLKGIMQSIHRACLEASEEYGTPGNYVNGANIAGFVKVADAMMDQGIV; translated from the coding sequence ATGGAAACGTTAATGGATATCGTCAACGCCAGGGACCCCTATGAGAAAGAATTCCACCAGGCCGTGCATGAGGTGGCGGAGTCCGTAAAGCCGGTGCTGGACCGGAATTCAGAATACCGTCATGCCGGTATTCTGGAACGAATTGTTGAACCCGAGCGGGTGATCCAGTTCCGGGTCCCCTGGGTGGATGACCAGGGCAGGGTCCGGGTCAACCGGGGGTTCCGCATTGAGATGAGCTCGGCCATTGGCCCGTACAAAGGAGGGCTGAGGTTCCACCCCTCGGTCAATCTTTCCATTCTGAAATTCCTGGCCTTTGAGCAGGTATTTAAAAATGCGCTGACCACCCTTCCCATCGGCGGGGGGAAGGGCGGTTCAGATTTTGACCCCAAGGGCAAGTCGGATTTTGAAGTCATGCGGTTTTGCCAGAGCTTCATGTCCGAGCTTTTCCGCCACATCGGCCAGGATACCGACGTGCCTGCCGGGGACATCGGTGTGGGGGGGCGGGAAATCGGCTACCTCTTTGGCATGTACAAAAAACTGAGAAACGAATTTACCGGGGTGCTCACGGGAAAAAGCCTTAACTGGGGCGGTTCCCTCATCCGGCCCGAGGCCACGGGCTACGGTTCGGTCTTTTTTGCCGACGAAATGCTTGCCACCCGCCAGGACAGCATCAAAGATAAGATATGCCTGGTCTCCGGCTCCGGAAACGTGGCCCAGTATACCACGGAAAAAATTATTCACCTGGGGGGCAAGGTCGTTACCCTCTCGGATTCTTCGGGGTATATCTACGATGAAGACGGCATAGACGGGGACAAACTCCAGTGGGTGATGTATCTGAAAAATGTGAAACGGGGGCGGATCAAAGAATATGCAGATAAATACCCCACAGCCGTGTACACGGCCCTGGACAGTGCCGGGGACCACAATCCCCTTTGGGACCACAAGGCCAACTGCGCATTTCCATCGGCCACCCAGAACGAAATCAATGAAAAGGATGCCCAGAACCTGGTGAACAACGGGGTCATCCTGGTCAGTGAAGGGGCCAACATGCCCACCACCCCCGAAGGCATTAAGGTCTTTCTGGAGGCCGGCCTCCTTTACGCCCCGGGAAAGGCAGCCAATGCCGGCGGTGTGGCCGTATCCGGCCTGGAAATGTCCCAGAATTCCATGCGGATCAAGTGGTCCAGGCAGGAGGTGGAAGCCAAGCTCAAGGGCATCATGCAAAGTATCCACCGGGCCTGCCTGGAGGCTTCGGAAGAGTACGGCACCCCCGGGAATTATGTGAATGGAGCCAATATCGCCGGTTTCGTCAAAGTGGCAGACGCCATGATGGACCAGGGGATTGTATAA
- a CDS encoding HD domain-containing protein encodes MTEDDLKLIEIRFREYTDAYISRAGDPYPFTLKQAHTLRVCENILMLAGSLKLDGQTVLLAHAAALAHDLGRFPQFEIYGTFSDPLSRNHGALGVGVLVKQGMLAELDRGDRQMVLRAVALHNRPRLPSGLAPELDLLSRLLRDADKIDIYRVMKAHYLGEGNGSRSFITHRLPDDGRFSRKFVDRLMAGRAIPYNEVASLNNMKLFQLGMARDLNFSAAFRAVMAMGVVDAILGSMPDSPMLEELGRVLNARLEKAAGLN; translated from the coding sequence ATGACTGAAGATGATTTAAAATTAATTGAAATCCGGTTCCGCGAATACACCGATGCCTATATCTCAAGGGCCGGGGACCCTTATCCCTTTACCCTGAAACAGGCCCATACCCTCAGGGTATGTGAGAATATCCTGATGTTGGCCGGTTCCCTGAAACTGGACGGGCAGACGGTGCTGCTGGCCCATGCTGCCGCCCTGGCCCACGATCTGGGCCGGTTTCCCCAGTTTGAAATCTATGGGACCTTTTCGGATCCCCTCTCCCGTAACCACGGGGCGCTGGGCGTTGGTGTCCTGGTGAAACAGGGGATGCTTGCGGAACTGGACCGGGGGGATCGGCAAATGGTGCTCAGGGCGGTGGCCCTGCACAATCGTCCCCGGCTGCCGTCGGGGCTTGCCCCTGAGCTGGACCTGCTGTCCAGGCTGCTTCGGGATGCGGATAAGATAGATATCTACAGGGTGATGAAGGCCCACTACCTGGGCGAGGGGAATGGTAGCCGCAGTTTTATCACCCACAGGCTGCCCGACGACGGCCGGTTCTCCCGCAAATTTGTGGACAGGCTTATGGCAGGCCGCGCCATCCCCTACAATGAGGTGGCATCCCTGAATAATATGAAATTATTCCAGCTGGGCATGGCCCGGGACCTGAATTTTTCTGCGGCCTTCAGGGCGGTGATGGCGATGGGGGTGGTGGATGCCATTCTCGGCTCCATGCCCGATTCGCCCATGCTGGAAGAACTGGGACGGGTGCTCAATGCCCGCCTTGAAAAGGCGGCCGGCCTCAATTGA
- a CDS encoding CHASE2 domain-containing protein yields MFLTTLTLVSCIYFKPRLYSSLDYFFYDRFMEIGSLPESDNRIIIVDIDETSLSQIGQWPWPRYRLAQMLTALSAMAPEAVALDILLPEPDRTSLNTLKAQFKKDFNLDLEFTGIPQVLRDNDAYLAQVLAQTGTLGARYFYFDHTNASSLCKGPPVSIQDESGLLSLHRAEGVLCNQFPFEQAIESFGFTNSGYDHDGILRRLPLLIQYQDRIYPHLSLAVLMKMKGITKARIETDEFGPQVKAGPFTIPVTPKGEAAIRFSNGAKRHRSVSAVDLLNKSVPPSLIQDKIVLIGSSAVGLNDLHHTPFDTQFPGVEAQATLMDNILDQSSIVLPRWRPHLSAAFCLLASGAMALLFIYFPTPLGLLSGTLTGGLLVTLPAYFLFSHWSVFISPGMPVFILIIHFVVFAFARFALARRISFIWFKQLSTSQQLTLEAMVSMVETRDPETGAHIKRTQNYAKALATHLQQNGCFTDTLTPTYIETLYLSVPLHDIGKVGIPDRILLKEGPLTDEEFELMKRHVAYGRRIIERATRNIQGDTYLGMGAEIAGGHHEKWNGKGYPRGLLHDNIPLSARIMTICDVYDALISRRCYKPPFSHEQSMEIILEQKGEAFDPVLVDAFFSIEDEIVAIAREYQDEAEELDN; encoded by the coding sequence ATGTTTCTGACCACCCTCACCCTGGTGTCCTGCATATATTTTAAGCCCCGTCTTTACAGCAGTCTGGATTATTTTTTCTATGACCGGTTTATGGAAATCGGCAGCCTCCCGGAATCCGACAACCGGATTATCATCGTGGATATAGACGAAACCAGCTTGTCCCAAATCGGCCAATGGCCCTGGCCGAGATACCGGCTGGCCCAAATGCTCACGGCCCTCAGCGCCATGGCGCCCGAAGCCGTCGCCCTTGACATCCTCCTGCCCGAACCGGACAGGACCTCCCTGAACACCTTAAAAGCCCAGTTTAAAAAGGATTTCAACCTTGACCTTGAATTCACCGGCATTCCCCAGGTTCTCAGGGATAATGACGCCTACCTGGCCCAGGTCCTGGCCCAAACCGGCACCCTCGGGGCACGGTATTTTTATTTTGACCATACCAATGCCTCTTCCCTGTGCAAGGGGCCCCCTGTCTCCATCCAGGATGAATCGGGCCTGCTCAGCCTGCACCGGGCGGAAGGGGTGCTCTGCAATCAATTCCCATTTGAGCAGGCCATTGAGTCTTTTGGATTTACCAACTCCGGATATGACCACGACGGTATCTTAAGGCGTTTGCCGCTGCTGATTCAGTACCAGGACAGGATCTATCCCCATCTTTCCCTTGCGGTGCTGATGAAAATGAAAGGCATCACCAAGGCCCGCATTGAAACAGATGAATTCGGCCCCCAGGTGAAAGCCGGGCCCTTCACCATCCCCGTCACCCCCAAAGGCGAGGCTGCCATCCGATTCAGCAACGGGGCAAAACGCCACAGGTCGGTTTCAGCGGTGGACCTGCTAAACAAATCGGTTCCCCCATCCTTAATACAGGATAAAATCGTCCTCATCGGGTCCTCAGCCGTGGGGCTCAACGATCTCCACCATACCCCCTTTGACACCCAATTCCCGGGTGTTGAAGCACAGGCCACATTGATGGATAATATCCTGGACCAGTCATCCATTGTCCTGCCCCGATGGCGCCCCCACCTGTCAGCGGCATTCTGCCTATTGGCCAGCGGGGCCATGGCCCTACTCTTCATCTATTTTCCAACCCCCTTAGGCCTATTGTCGGGGACCCTGACGGGGGGGCTGCTGGTCACCCTGCCCGCATATTTCCTCTTCAGCCACTGGTCAGTATTTATCTCCCCGGGCATGCCGGTATTCATCCTGATCATCCACTTCGTTGTCTTTGCCTTTGCACGGTTTGCCCTGGCCAGGCGGATTTCCTTTATCTGGTTTAAACAATTGTCCACCTCCCAGCAGCTCACCCTGGAAGCCATGGTCAGCATGGTGGAAACAAGGGACCCGGAAACCGGGGCCCATATCAAAAGAACCCAGAATTATGCAAAGGCCCTTGCAACTCATTTGCAGCAAAACGGGTGCTTCACCGACACCCTCACCCCCACCTATATTGAAACCTTGTATTTGTCCGTTCCCCTTCATGATATCGGCAAGGTCGGCATCCCGGACCGGATTCTGCTTAAGGAAGGCCCCCTGACCGATGAGGAATTTGAATTAATGAAACGCCACGTCGCCTACGGCCGCCGGATCATTGAACGGGCAACCCGGAACATTCAAGGAGACACTTATCTTGGTATGGGTGCTGAAATTGCCGGGGGTCACCACGAAAAATGGAACGGCAAAGGATATCCCAGGGGCCTGCTGCATGACAATATTCCCCTTTCGGCCAGAATCATGACAATCTGCGATGTCTATGACGCCTTAATCAGCCGCCGCTGCTATAAGCCGCCCTTCTCCCATGAGCAATCCATGGAGATCATACTGGAACAAAAAGGCGAGGCATTCGATCCGGTTCTGGTGGATGCCTTTTTTTCAATAGAAGACGAAATTGTGGCCATTGCGCGGGAATACCAGGACGAGGCAGAGGAGCTTGATAATTAA
- a CDS encoding NAD-glutamate dehydrogenase, with protein METQSDRPVSAGTTIINQAKRVNLNPSLLYEAVIDLASEGLITANCINRAAGILLNDLGLPNYFFETIKKDSLRHILFSIAKSLKVQGDRVDLTSWVADIDFDNTQASQIQRIRIATKETRDAMETMLDTQLVGHRREYYYNPEKEYYTYMFRPETVADFSTDRFSGSRFLFGLDQDYIATPRLTRDRYEKILESVSQSVTPVIEVFNLSDVGEIRIMFNSDFEKPQLAVLRQLFADHGLVIGRAYWEPYSTDARVPSSICSLYVKGELSRAREQELIDDLRAFLSFAVNGVTRPYVAGELTFKEMLFAGNAVDFTHMFIYKERGNQSDREIMDSLENADHKSAFASRIHESNKSTYVYRTVEETACAHPDLIKFLYRLFDKKFNPAGPCDLTDADLEGEKASFERMLDIRFMDDPMEHDIFSFMFKFIPAVLKTNFYKPEKRSFTFRMDNRILDPLVYDQFVFGIFFANGHYACGTHLRADDIARGGLRMIRVTPSNHGAELDNAVLLNYALGPKAQRLKHKDICESGSKGVVVPHPLYATYGMEALYDYTEGIMDLILPDPNVKDHYGKPEMVFFGPDEGTAPMMDAVSFRARERGYAYWRTLTTGKSFGIPHDTYGLLSNGDVFGLSAHDDKTTELAVNGKTKAVTDDMDKIWKAIGGKIEISGMTTTSVMGAFRTLVSHYGAKEEGLNLMMTGGPDGDLGANEIQCYKGKICLIIDGGSILFDPDGLDREELMKIGFMRHTSPRVNSLGYPVEKLGKKGFQVPLRGKNITLPDGTLVEDGAIFHRNFITDPANRKYIEQANIQAFIPCGGFKDTVNRSNVRAFTANFKELRFIAEGANVYFDDAARRYIATATEIKQIKDSSANKGGVFSSAVAEVLTAFLFEDDYEKRLLEDVKTRWALIRDIMELVSTYAAAETNMLLKIHEADPETPLFVLSVKTSEQIFAFMEIVAGNIDAVVADEDLLWEVLQTYVPKGLAKNLGREAILKIMNAEKLIAYRNAIITKKMASLAFYEHGTDWDAYAAAAEKDFMGAMKKLFKTA; from the coding sequence ATGGAAACCCAGTCCGACCGTCCTGTATCAGCAGGTACAACGATTATCAACCAGGCCAAACGCGTTAACCTCAACCCCAGCCTTCTCTATGAAGCCGTCATCGACCTGGCGTCAGAGGGGCTGATTACCGCCAACTGCATCAACCGTGCAGCCGGCATCCTGCTTAACGACCTGGGCCTGCCCAATTACTTTTTTGAAACCATTAAAAAGGATTCACTCCGGCACATCCTTTTTTCCATTGCCAAGAGCCTCAAGGTGCAGGGCGACCGCGTGGATTTGACCTCCTGGGTGGCGGATATCGATTTCGATAATACCCAGGCCAGCCAGATCCAGCGGATCCGCATCGCCACCAAAGAGACCCGGGACGCCATGGAAACCATGCTGGACACCCAGCTGGTGGGGCACCGCCGTGAATATTATTATAATCCGGAAAAAGAATACTATACCTATATGTTCCGCCCGGAAACCGTGGCCGATTTTTCTACGGACAGGTTTTCCGGTTCCAGGTTCCTTTTCGGCCTGGACCAGGACTACATCGCCACCCCCCGGCTGACCCGGGACCGGTATGAAAAAATCCTGGAGTCCGTATCCCAGTCCGTGACCCCGGTGATTGAGGTCTTCAATCTTTCGGATGTGGGTGAAATCCGGATCATGTTCAATTCCGATTTCGAAAAACCCCAGCTGGCAGTCCTCCGCCAGCTTTTTGCCGACCACGGCCTGGTCATCGGCCGCGCATACTGGGAACCGTACTCCACCGATGCCAGGGTGCCTTCCTCCATCTGTTCCCTCTATGTGAAGGGGGAATTGTCCAGGGCAAGGGAACAGGAACTCATTGACGATTTGAGGGCCTTTTTGAGCTTTGCCGTCAACGGGGTCACCCGTCCCTATGTGGCCGGAGAACTGACCTTCAAAGAGATGCTTTTTGCCGGCAATGCCGTGGATTTCACCCACATGTTCATCTACAAGGAGCGGGGCAACCAAAGCGACAGGGAGATCATGGACAGCCTGGAAAACGCCGACCACAAATCGGCCTTTGCTTCCCGGATCCATGAATCCAACAAATCCACCTATGTCTACCGGACCGTGGAGGAAACCGCCTGCGCCCATCCCGACCTGATCAAGTTTCTTTACCGGCTTTTTGACAAGAAGTTCAACCCGGCCGGCCCCTGCGACCTGACCGATGCCGACCTGGAAGGGGAAAAGGCCTCCTTTGAACGGATGCTGGACATCCGGTTCATGGATGATCCCATGGAGCATGATATTTTCTCATTCATGTTCAAGTTCATCCCGGCGGTGCTCAAGACCAATTTTTACAAGCCCGAAAAAAGATCCTTTACCTTCAGGATGGATAACCGCATTCTGGATCCCCTGGTCTATGACCAGTTCGTCTTCGGCATTTTCTTTGCCAACGGCCACTATGCCTGCGGCACCCATTTGCGGGCCGACGACATTGCCCGGGGCGGCCTGAGAATGATCCGGGTCACCCCCAGCAACCACGGGGCGGAGCTGGACAATGCCGTGCTGCTCAACTATGCCCTGGGGCCCAAGGCCCAGCGCCTCAAACACAAGGATATCTGCGAGAGCGGCTCCAAAGGGGTGGTGGTCCCCCATCCCCTTTATGCCACCTACGGCATGGAGGCCCTTTACGATTACACCGAAGGCATCATGGATCTGATCCTCCCGGACCCCAATGTCAAGGACCATTACGGAAAGCCAGAAATGGTTTTCTTCGGACCGGACGAGGGCACCGCCCCCATGATGGACGCTGTGTCATTCCGGGCCAGGGAGCGGGGATACGCATATTGGCGGACCCTGACCACGGGCAAGAGCTTCGGCATCCCCCACGATACCTACGGGCTGCTGTCCAACGGGGATGTCTTCGGCCTCTCCGCCCATGACGACAAGACCACGGAACTGGCCGTCAACGGCAAGACAAAGGCCGTCACCGACGACATGGACAAGATCTGGAAGGCCATCGGCGGAAAGATCGAGATTTCCGGCATGACCACCACCTCGGTGATGGGGGCGTTCAGGACCCTGGTTTCCCATTACGGGGCCAAGGAAGAAGGGCTCAACCTCATGATGACCGGCGGGCCTGACGGGGACCTGGGAGCCAACGAGATCCAGTGCTACAAGGGTAAGATCTGCCTGATCATCGACGGCGGCTCCATCCTTTTTGACCCCGACGGGCTGGACCGGGAAGAATTGATGAAAATCGGGTTCATGCGCCATACCTCCCCGAGGGTCAATTCCCTGGGGTATCCTGTTGAAAAACTGGGGAAAAAGGGCTTCCAGGTGCCGCTGCGGGGCAAGAACATCACCCTGCCCGACGGCACCCTGGTGGAAGACGGGGCCATTTTCCACAGAAATTTCATCACCGATCCGGCCAACCGCAAGTACATTGAACAGGCCAATATCCAGGCCTTCATCCCCTGCGGCGGATTCAAGGATACGGTCAACCGGTCCAATGTCCGGGCGTTTACCGCCAATTTCAAGGAACTGAGGTTCATCGCCGAAGGCGCCAATGTCTATTTTGACGATGCGGCCCGCAGGTATATTGCCACCGCCACGGAGATCAAGCAGATCAAGGACAGCTCCGCCAACAAGGGCGGGGTCTTTTCCTCTGCCGTGGCCGAAGTGCTCACCGCCTTCCTCTTTGAGGATGATTACGAAAAACGGCTCCTTGAGGATGTAAAGACCCGCTGGGCACTGATCCGGGATATCATGGAACTGGTATCCACCTATGCGGCGGCAGAGACCAATATGCTCCTCAAAATCCATGAAGCGGATCCGGAGACGCCGCTGTTCGTGCTGTCGGTGAAGACCAGTGAACAGATTTTTGCCTTCATGGAAATTGTGGCCGGGAATATTGACGCCGTGGTCGCCGATGAGGACCTGCTCTGGGAAGTGCTTCAAACCTATGTGCCCAAGGGCCTGGCCAAAAACCTTGGACGGGAAGCCATCCTTAAGATCATGAATGCGGAAAAACTCATCGCCTACAGAAATGCCATCATCACCAAAAAGATGGCCTCCCTGGCCTTTTACGAACACGGGACGGACTGGGATGCCTATGCCGCCGCCGCGGAAAAGGATTTCATGGGCGCCATGAAGAAATTGTTTAAAACCGCTTAA